A segment of the Marinitoga hydrogenitolerans DSM 16785 genome:
GATATTGATTAATTATATGAGCTATAATATTTATGTATGCTATATTATTCACAAAAAATTCTAAAAAAAAGAGGTGAAAAAAATGTTTGATACTGGAAACACTGCTTTTATGTTACTTGCTACAAGTTTAGTAATGCTTATGACACCTGGTCTTGCATTTTTCTATGGAGGGTTGGTTAGTCGAAAAAATGTTTTAACCATTATGATGCAAAGCTTTGTCTCAATGGGATGGACTACTATTTTATGGGTAACATTTGGATTTACAATGAGTTTTGGAAATGATATTGGTGGAATAATTGGTAATTCAAAATATTTATTTCTTCATGGTATTTCCGTTACAACACCATTTGGAGCTAACACCGGTATTCCAATGATTGTATTTGTTGCTTACCAAATGATGTTTGCTATTATAACTCCTGCTCTTATTACTGGTGCTTTTGCCGATAGAGTAAAATTTAAAGCTTATATGATATTTTTAACTATCTGGTTAATTTTTGTATATTTCCCATTAGTCCACATGGTTTGGGGTGGAGGATTATTTCAAAAGTGGGGTGTTTTAGATTTTGCTGGGGGTATTGTAGTTCATGCAAGTGCTGGTGCTGCTGCTTTAGCTTCGGTTTTTTTTATAGGAAAAAGGAAAAATGCAAATACAAAACCTCATAGTATTCCCCTTGTCGCTTTAGGTACAGGACTTTTATGGTTTGGATGGTATGGATTTAATGCTGGTAGTGAACTAAGAGTTGATGCAGTTACTGCAAATGCCTTTTTAAATACTGATGTTGCAGCATCTTTTGCTGCTATAACATGGCTAATTTTAGCTGTGATTTTTGAAAAAAAACCAAAAATTTTAGGTATGTTAACAGGAGCTGTTGCAGGATTAGCAACTATTACTCCAGCTGCTGGATATGTTACCATACAATCTTCAATGTTAATTGGAATAATAGCTTCAATTGTAAGTTATGCTGCTGTTTATTATAAAAACAAAAAAGGTTGGGATGATGCTCTTGATGTATGGGGAGTTCACGGAGTTGGCGGATATCTTGGAATAATTCTATTAGGATTATTTGCCACAAAAACTGTAAATGCTAATGGAGCTAACGGTTTTTTATATGGAAATGCTTCGTTTTTTTGGAAAGAGTTTATCGCTGTGACTGCTGTTTCTATTTATGCTTTTATCTTTACATATGGGGCATTATGGCTAATTAATAAAGCAACTCCTATTAGAGTTAGTGGTGAAGCAGAAATAGAAGGGCTCGACAAATCAGAATTTGGAGAAGAAGCTTATTTTTAATTAAATTAATCGGATGGATATACCATCCGATTAATTTTAAATAAAAATACTTCATTTTTTAACTATTTAGCAAAACACTTTTCTACAACTAAAAGTAATATAACAAATATTATTGATAATTTGGAACAAAAATTATATTTAAGTCCTTATAGTATTCATGCTTTACATAAATATTATAAATTTTCTCATAAAAAAGCTCAAAAAGAATTAGATTATAGTCCTCGACCTTTATATGAAACAATAAAAGATACAATTTCGTGGATAATAGAACACTATACTCCTTATAATATATAAAAAAAAGGTGTAAAATTACACCTTTTTAATTGTTGATAGATTTTCTTTTTAATAATTTACGTATAATTTTATACCTCTTTATAATATTTTTGATTTTTTAATAATTGTTCTTCTGGAACATCTTTATATATCTTAGCTGGATTTCCCATTACAATCTTTTTTGAAGGAACATTTTTTGTAACTACAGAACCAGCAGCAACAAGTGCATCTTCACCTATTTCAATTCCAGGTAAAAGTGTAGAATTTGCTCCTATTCTTGCTCCTTTTTTTAATGTAGCTCCTTTAAAATATTTTTTTCTATCTTCTGTTCTTCCCAAAAAATTATCATTGGTAAAGGTTACTTCTGGTGCAATAAAGCAATAATCCTCTATTGTTGATAATGCCGTTATATATGCATTTGTTTCTATTTTTACTTTTTTTCCTATTTTTGTTTGATTTTCTACCGCAACACCTCTACCAATAATAGTATATTCTCCTATTTCAACATCCTCTCTAATACTTGCTAAATCTCCTACAAAAACAAAATCATTCAAATTTACTCCTCTATATATAACGCAATTAGCCCCTATAGTTACATAATTACCAATAATTAAAGGTTTTAATTCTTTTTCTTTTGTTACTGCTGAATTTGAAGCTTTAAATGGTTTTTTCCCTAAAACTGTGTTATCTGCAATAACGCATCCTTTTTTTATAATTGTATCCTTTTTAATAACAACATTATTTCCTATTTTTACATTTTCTTCTATAATAACATTTTCTTCAATTTCGATATTATGACCTAATTTTACAGAATCATGGATTTTCGCATATTCAGAAATCATATTCTCACCTTCTCAAAATAATTTTCCATTTCTTCTGTAGAAAATTCGAAAGGAAATTTTACAGGTTTCCCTTCTTTTGATGATTTATAAATAGCCAATACAATTTCTATAGCTTTTTTTCCATCTTCTCCAGAAACATATGGTTTCCTATCGTCAATTATTGCTTCATAAAAATCTTTATACAGAGGTACATGTCCTGCTCCATATACGGTATCAGGATCTGGTAAATTCTGGAATGGATGTGTGTCCTCATTTTCAAATCTCCACGTTTCTATCTTGTTTACCGCTAATCCACCTATAACTACCGTTCCTTTTTCTCCAAAGACCGCTAAAGTTTCTTCAAGATTTCTTGGATAAACATTTGCTGTCCCTTCTATAATACCAACTGAACCATTTTTAAACTTTATAATTGCACTACCAAAATCTTCCGCTTCTATATATGGATGATTAAAATTTTCTATTTTTCCTGTAACTTCATCTATTTCTCCAAATGTCCATTGTAATAAGTCTATGCCATGCGTACATTGATTCATCAATGTACCTCCATCAAGTTCCCATGTGCCTCGCCATGGAGCCTGTTCATAATATGATTTATTTCTATTCCAGCGAATAGAAATCTGACCGTGCAACAATTTTCCAAAATCCCCATTTTCAAGCTTTTTCCTTAATTCTTGAATTGGTGGATTAAATCTATTTTGAAAACACACCCCAAGCTTTAAATTTTTTTCATTTGAAATTTGTATCATGTGATCCATTGCTTTTGTTGATAATGCCATTGGTTTTTCAACAAGCACGTGTTTCCCATTATTCATAGCATCTATGGATATTTGATAATGATATCCACTTTCTGTTGCTATAGATACCATATCTATATCTTCTCTTTTTAAAACTTCTTTATAATCTGTATATATTTCTGGTTTTTTTAATCCAGCTTCTTCCATTATACGTGCTATATTTTCTGCCTTTTCAATAACCGGATCTACAACAGCAACAAGTTCAAATAAATCTTTATTTTTTATAATAGCCTCTGTATGTTTTTTTGTTGCAATTCGTCCACAACCAATTAAAGCCATTCGAATCATAACAATATCACCTTATTTTTATTTTTTTGAATATTTTTTGTTCTATTTTTCGTATCAAATAAAAATGGAGCATACTCTAATACAAATTCATAATCAATATTTGAATGTGCTGTTGTTAAAACAACTGCATCAACACTTTCTAATAATTCTTTCGTCAATTCTACACTCTTATATTCTTTACCTTTATGTTTAAATTCAGGAATATATGGATCATGTATAATAATATTTGCATGTTTTTTCTCCAAATGTTCAATAACTTTTAATGCTGGAGATTCTCTTAAATCGTCTATATCATTTTTATAAGCAACACCAAGTAATAATACTTTAGCCCCATTTAAACATTTCCTTCTATCATTAAGAATATCCTGAAGTCTTGAAACAACATATTCCGGCATTGCATCATTAATTTCCCCAGCCATTTCTATTAATCTTGTATGATAATCAACTGCCCTTGCTTTATAGGTTAGATAAAATGGATCTATTGGAATACAATGACCGCCAACACCTGGTCCGGGATAAAAGGGCATAAATCCAAATGGCTTTGTTGCTGCTGCATCAATAACTTCCCATATATTTATACCTAATTTCTTTGCAACAACTGCCATTTCGTTAATTAAAGCAATATTTACTATTCTAAATGTATTTTCAAGTATTTTTGCCATTTCTGCCTCTTTGGGAGAAGATACAGCAAAAACTTCTGCTTCGAGAACATTTTCATATAATATTTTTGCGTGTCTTGTACATTCAGATGTTACACCACCAACTACCTTTGGTGTATTTTTTGTTTTATATCTTAAATTTCCCGGATCCACTCTTTCTGGAGAAAAGGCTAAGTAAAAATCTTTTCCAACTTTTAAACCTGTTTCTTCCAAAATTGGTAACATAACCTCTTCTGTTGTTCCGGGATATGTTGTACTCTCTAAAGTTATAAGCATATCTTTATGCAATCTTTTTGCTACTTCTTTTGTTGAAGCAACAACATATTGCAAATCTGGTTGTTTAAATTTATCAAGTGGTGTTGGCACACAAATCATAATAGCATCACAATTATTTAATTCATCAAAATTTGTTGTAGCTACTATTTTTCCATCCTTCACTAAATTTTCAAGTTCTTCATTGACAACATCACCAATATAATTAATTCCGTTATTTACCATTTTAACCTTTTCTTCCTGTACATCAATCCCTATTACATTATAACCTGCTTTTGCTTTTTCCACCGCTAAAGGCAATCCAACATATCCAAGACCTATTACACCTATTTTTGCTGTTTTGTTTTGAATCTTTTCCATTAAAGACATTTCCATCCCTCCATAATCATTATATTCATTATATAATTTTATTTTCATTCACTGAGTGAATTATATCATAAAAATTTATATATGTCAATTTTGTTTAATTAATTTTTATCAATAATTTATGTGCTATATATAAAAATAAAACCTCTGCGCTATTTCTGCAGAGGTTTTTAGAACTTTGATGCTCTATCTATAAAAATATCTATTATATTTTTAAATTCTTCAAACTCTTTTTTAGAGTTTTTTAAAAAAGATAATCCATCTTGAGTTATTTTATATACTTTTTTTGAAGGACCTGTGTCTGCTGTATCCCACTCTGTAACCACCAAACCCATATCTTCCAATTTTGATAATGTTCTATACAAATTACCCATTTGACCTATACCATTTAAAATAACTCCAAAATCAGATAATTTATTCGCAATTTCATATCCGTGAGATGGTTTTTCTGCTATAATTAAAAGCACAAAAGATTCTATCCATCCTCTTCTAAATCTACCCTGTCCTCTTCCATATCCTGGCATTTGAAAACCTCCTATCAATATTCAAAAGCGCTATCCCCAATAAACTCTCGCAATACGGAAATTTTTGGAACTTCATTAATTGCAGGCAATGGCAAAAAATAATCCAAAAATCTTAATAATCTTTTTGCTTCTGTATATTCTGGTAAAGTATTATCAATTTCTAATAATAATGGTTCTGCAAATAATTTCAATATAGGAAGCTCATACACTAAATAAGAGTTAAACATAACATCTGCTTCTTCCTGATATGGGAATATATTTTCTTCTTCACCTTTTCTTACTTCTGGCCAAAGTTGTAATGTTCTTAATGCTGTTGCTCCTCTAAAATTATAATCTCTAACTATCCTTCTAATTAATCTTGTATCTGTTGTCGGAATTCTATTCATCTCATCAAGATTCATTTGAATTAAAGCACTGACATAAACTTTAAACTTTTGATCTCTTGGTATACTTTCTGTTAATTTCTCATTTAAACCATGAATCCCTTCTATTATTATTGGTTGATCCTTTTTCACTCTGACCTTTTTACCTGTCCATTCTCTTTTTCCAGTAATAAAATTATATTTCGGTAATTCCACCTCTTTTCCCTCTATTAAATCTTTCAAATTTTTATTTAGCAGATCAAGATCTAAAGCTCTTAAAGATTCTAAATCTTTTTTCCCTTCATCTGTTAAAGGAATTTTTTCATAATCCATATAATAATCGTCCAATGATATCTGCAATGGTTCTTTACCATGAACCTTTAATTCAAGAGATATTCTTTTAGCGCTAGTTGTTTTTCCAGATGATGATGGGCCGGCTAAACATATTAACCTTACATTTTTTCTTTTTATAATTTCATCTGCAATATTTGCATATTTTTTCTCATGTAATGCTTCTGTAATTCTAATTAATTCACCGCTTTTCCTCACACCTTTTGCTATTATAGCATTTAACTCTCCAACACTTTTTATGTTTAAAATATCCAACCACTTTTTATATTCTATAAATGTTGAAGAAAGTTTCGGCAATGGCTTAAATTCCGGAATATTTTCAGGACTCATATTAGTTGGATGCAATAAAATAAATCCTTTGTCATAAGCTATTATATCAAATTTATCAATATATCCTGTTGATGGTGGCATATATTCATAAAAATAATTTATATACTTTTCACATTTATAAACCTTTACTGTTGTTTTTTTTCTATATTTGAACAATAAGGCTTTATCATGCTCTTCTGATTCCTCAAAATATTTTATTGCATCAAATTTACTCAATGTTATTTTCTCAAAAAGTATATTTTCATCTATTATTTTTTTCATTTCTTCCTTCAACTTATCAATATTTTTTTCTGAATTTCTTACTCCCCTTATTTCAAAATATAGTCCTGGGCCAATGGCATGATGAACTACAAGTTTTGATTTTTTATGCATTCTTTTTAAGGCAATATAAATAATAAAAAGCAATGCCCTTCTATATATCCTCATTCCTTCATTGGAAGTTATATCTACAGGTTTTGCAAAACCATTATCATGTACTTTCTTCCATAATTCCTTAATTTCATTATTAAATTTAATTGCAAGAATAGTATGCTTATTATTTTTTTGAAGCATATCTGCAACTTTAAAAAATTGTTCCCCTTTACTTATTTTAACAACTCCAAAATCTGTGTTAACAACATAACCCATTCTATCACCCCTTCTATATTTCTAATAAAATATATAAATATAAAGACGAAATTAATAAGCCTAAAACGGCTATCTTCATACCAAGTTTCATAAAATCCGTAAATCCAACTTTTCTGTTAAAGTTACTTTCAATCATTCCTACTATAACCATATTAGACGCAGCTCCACTTATAGTACCATTTCCACCAAAACTTGCTCCTAAAGCCAATGCCCACCATAATAAATCGCTATTGGGAAACGTTCCTATAAGTCCACGAACTATAGGAATAAAAATTGTTGCAACAGGCACAGCCCCCATAAAAGCGGCTAAAATTCCAGATCCCCATAATACTATAAGCAATAATACATATGGATGTGAAATAAAATTATATATCAAATTTGTTACATCTTCTATAACATGTACATCTTCCAGCGCTTTTACAATAGCAAATAATCCAACAAAGAAAAATAACGTATCCCATTCTATTTCATGAGAAATTTCATCAAAATCCTTTTTTGATAATAATAACATTATAGCTCCACCTGTTAATGCTATTAACGCCGCTTCATAATCCAAATATTCATGTATAAAAAAACCTAATATTACAAGAGTAAATACTATAAGACCTTTTTTTAGCAAGTTATAATCGACAATAGCTTTTTTTGGATCAGCTTTTAACAACGTCTCTAATTTCTTTTTTTCCACTTCTTTTAATTCTTTATGTTTAGAAACAAAATAAAATATAGAAATTAAAAGAGTAGCCAAAGCAGGAATTGACATAATCATTAAAAACTCCAAAAAACTACTTCCAGAAGCACTTCCAATTAAAATATTTGGAGGATCACCTATCATTGTTGCGGTGCCACCTATATTAGCTGCAAAAATCATTGGAAAAAGAAATATTTCTGGTTTGATTTCTATTTCCTGACAGATATATATTATAACAGGTGAAAATAGAATTAGCGTTGTTACATTATCTAAAACACTTGAAAGGATAGCAACAGCAAGAAGTGTAAAAATAAATATAGAAATTACATTTCCTTTTGACTTTCTTACAATATATATAGCTATTGCCTGAAATAATCCTGTTGTTTTTAATATCCCAACGATAATCATCATACCAAATAAAATTCCTAATGTATTAAAATCAATAAAATCTCCCACATTTTCAACTTTTAAATTTTCGGAAACCTTTAAAAGAGAAATCAACAATCCCATACTAAACGCAATTACTGCCTTATTCCCTTTTCCAAAAATAATCAAATAATAAGTAAAAAAGAAAATCAATAAAGTAATAATTTTCAATATCATTCTATCTCCCCCATTCATGTATCTATATTATACATCAACTCATTAATTTTTAGTAATAAAAAATGAGGCCATAGCCCCATTTTTTATATTTATTATTTCTTTACTTTCTACATTTTTCTTTTTTACTGCAACATTATTTCTTCCCATTCTTCAAGCCATTTTTCCATATTTTTGTCAATTTCTTCTGGTTTTACTGTGACTACTTTATCTGGAATAATTGCATACTTAAAAGCTTCTGGTAATTCTGTATTTACAACAGGAAACATCCATTGATTTAAAGGAATTTCTTTTTGAAAATCATCGAACAGTAAAAATTCTATAAACCTTTTAGCTAATTCCAAATGTTTTGTTCCTTTTACAATTCCAGCTCCTTCTATCTGAACATATGCCCCTTCTTTTGGAATAAATGCTTTGTATTTTGTTGAATTATAATAATAATATGAATAAGCTCCATCTGTTGCATAACTTACCATCATTGGTGCTTCTCCTGACTCAAACTTGGCAAAAGCTTCACTCCATCCTGGCGTTACTGTTAAAATTGCTGGTTTTAATCTTTTCCAAAAATCTTTCCATTGTTCTTTATAAACAGCTATTGTCCATAATAAAAACGCCTGACCTGTGCTTGATGTTCTTGGATCTTGAATAATAAGCTTTTTATTCAATTTTGTCAAATCTTCAAAACTTTCTGGTATGCTTTTTATTTTTTCTGGATCATAAACAATTGCAATTGCACCATAATCATAAGGAGTTAAATAATAAGTTTTGTCATACAACAAATCCATATTTTTTATCTTATTTATATTTAAAGGTTTATACGGAATAATAAGTTTTTCTTTTATAGCTAATACCGACAAAGATTGATCAAGTCCTATAACAACATCTGCTTTAGGATTATTCTTTTCAAGTTTTAATCTTGCTAAAACATTTCCCCCATCACCTAAAACAACAACGTTTACATCTATACCATACATTTTTTCAAATTTTTGGACAGTTCCTTTCTTAATCCAATCTAAACTATCATACACATAAACTGTTAGTGCATCAGAAAAGATTATCCCAATTACAAAAAGGCTCATTAATACCATCAAAACTTTCTTCATACACTACACCTCCCTAAAAATTTAATAAAATTTTATATAAAAAAATACGCCTTCCGGCATTGGAAGGCGTAAATTACACTCTATTAACTCCCGCTCTCCCTACGCCGGTATTACCCGGATCAGGTGCTGGGGTCTAAGGCTTCCACCTTAATCTCAGCTCCGGAATAGGAGCTCCCCCGGCGGTTATACAAGCTTATTATATCATTATTTATAATGAAAATCAAGTAATAAAAAACATTAACTAAAAGTAACAATATGGTTGATATTTTTTTACACCTTTGACTAACCAGTCAGTCATTTTTTTAAAATAAAAAAAACTTGTTTAATTGCTACTTTTATAACTTAATAAACTGACGGTTCAATTTTATGACTTATTTTGTCATATTTGAAACTGTTTGTTAAATGTATTATAATATAATTGACTAACCAGTCAGTCATGAGAGGTGTTTTATATGGCAGGTAATATTTCAGAAAAAAAATCTAATTACAAAGAACAAAAAAAAAGAAAAATTGCAGAAAATGCTTTAGATCTTATTTTAAGTAAAGGATT
Coding sequences within it:
- a CDS encoding ammonium transporter, producing MFDTGNTAFMLLATSLVMLMTPGLAFFYGGLVSRKNVLTIMMQSFVSMGWTTILWVTFGFTMSFGNDIGGIIGNSKYLFLHGISVTTPFGANTGIPMIVFVAYQMMFAIITPALITGAFADRVKFKAYMIFLTIWLIFVYFPLVHMVWGGGLFQKWGVLDFAGGIVVHASAGAAALASVFFIGKRKNANTKPHSIPLVALGTGLLWFGWYGFNAGSELRVDAVTANAFLNTDVAASFAAITWLILAVIFEKKPKILGMLTGAVAGLATITPAAGYVTIQSSMLIGIIASIVSYAAVYYKNKKGWDDALDVWGVHGVGGYLGIILLGLFATKTVNANGANGFLYGNASFFWKEFIAVTAVSIYAFIFTYGALWLINKATPIRVSGEAEIEGLDKSEFGEEAYF
- a CDS encoding N-acetyltransferase; the encoded protein is MISEYAKIHDSVKLGHNIEIEENVIIEENVKIGNNVVIKKDTIIKKGCVIADNTVLGKKPFKASNSAVTKEKELKPLIIGNYVTIGANCVIYRGVNLNDFVFVGDLASIREDVEIGEYTIIGRGVAVENQTKIGKKVKIETNAYITALSTIEDYCFIAPEVTFTNDNFLGRTEDRKKYFKGATLKKGARIGANSTLLPGIEIGEDALVAAGSVVTKNVPSKKIVMGNPAKIYKDVPEEQLLKNQKYYKEV
- a CDS encoding Gfo/Idh/MocA family protein, with amino-acid sequence MIRMALIGCGRIATKKHTEAIIKNKDLFELVAVVDPVIEKAENIARIMEEAGLKKPEIYTDYKEVLKREDIDMVSIATESGYHYQISIDAMNNGKHVLVEKPMALSTKAMDHMIQISNEKNLKLGVCFQNRFNPPIQELRKKLENGDFGKLLHGQISIRWNRNKSYYEQAPWRGTWELDGGTLMNQCTHGIDLLQWTFGEIDEVTGKIENFNHPYIEAEDFGSAIIKFKNGSVGIIEGTANVYPRNLEETLAVFGEKGTVVIGGLAVNKIETWRFENEDTHPFQNLPDPDTVYGAGHVPLYKDFYEAIIDDRKPYVSGEDGKKAIEIVLAIYKSSKEGKPVKFPFEFSTEEMENYFEKVRI
- a CDS encoding nucleotide sugar dehydrogenase, producing MSLMEKIQNKTAKIGVIGLGYVGLPLAVEKAKAGYNVIGIDVQEEKVKMVNNGINYIGDVVNEELENLVKDGKIVATTNFDELNNCDAIMICVPTPLDKFKQPDLQYVVASTKEVAKRLHKDMLITLESTTYPGTTEEVMLPILEETGLKVGKDFYLAFSPERVDPGNLRYKTKNTPKVVGGVTSECTRHAKILYENVLEAEVFAVSSPKEAEMAKILENTFRIVNIALINEMAVVAKKLGINIWEVIDAAATKPFGFMPFYPGPGVGGHCIPIDPFYLTYKARAVDYHTRLIEMAGEINDAMPEYVVSRLQDILNDRRKCLNGAKVLLLGVAYKNDIDDLRESPALKVIEHLEKKHANIIIHDPYIPEFKHKGKEYKSVELTKELLESVDAVVLTTAHSNIDYEFVLEYAPFLFDTKNRTKNIQKNKNKVILL
- a CDS encoding PadR family transcriptional regulator, which codes for MPGYGRGQGRFRRGWIESFVLLIIAEKPSHGYEIANKLSDFGVILNGIGQMGNLYRTLSKLEDMGLVVTEWDTADTGPSKKVYKITQDGLSFLKNSKKEFEEFKNIIDIFIDRASKF
- a CDS encoding nucleoside kinase, with product MGYVVNTDFGVVKISKGEQFFKVADMLQKNNKHTILAIKFNNEIKELWKKVHDNGFAKPVDITSNEGMRIYRRALLFIIYIALKRMHKKSKLVVHHAIGPGLYFEIRGVRNSEKNIDKLKEEMKKIIDENILFEKITLSKFDAIKYFEESEEHDKALLFKYRKKTTVKVYKCEKYINYFYEYMPPSTGYIDKFDIIAYDKGFILLHPTNMSPENIPEFKPLPKLSSTFIEYKKWLDILNIKSVGELNAIIAKGVRKSGELIRITEALHEKKYANIADEIIKRKNVRLICLAGPSSSGKTTSAKRISLELKVHGKEPLQISLDDYYMDYEKIPLTDEGKKDLESLRALDLDLLNKNLKDLIEGKEVELPKYNFITGKREWTGKKVRVKKDQPIIIEGIHGLNEKLTESIPRDQKFKVYVSALIQMNLDEMNRIPTTDTRLIRRIVRDYNFRGATALRTLQLWPEVRKGEEENIFPYQEEADVMFNSYLVYELPILKLFAEPLLLEIDNTLPEYTEAKRLLRFLDYFLPLPAINEVPKISVLREFIGDSAFEY
- a CDS encoding ArsB/NhaD family transporter encodes the protein MILKIITLLIFFFTYYLIIFGKGNKAVIAFSMGLLISLLKVSENLKVENVGDFIDFNTLGILFGMMIIVGILKTTGLFQAIAIYIVRKSKGNVISIFIFTLLAVAILSSVLDNVTTLILFSPVIIYICQEIEIKPEIFLFPMIFAANIGGTATMIGDPPNILIGSASGSSFLEFLMIMSIPALATLLISIFYFVSKHKELKEVEKKKLETLLKADPKKAIVDYNLLKKGLIVFTLVILGFFIHEYLDYEAALIALTGGAIMLLLSKKDFDEISHEIEWDTLFFFVGLFAIVKALEDVHVIEDVTNLIYNFISHPYVLLLIVLWGSGILAAFMGAVPVATIFIPIVRGLIGTFPNSDLLWWALALGASFGGNGTISGAASNMVIVGMIESNFNRKVGFTDFMKLGMKIAVLGLLISSLYLYILLEI
- a CDS encoding thiamine ABC transporter substrate-binding protein, coding for MKKVLMVLMSLFVIGIIFSDALTVYVYDSLDWIKKGTVQKFEKMYGIDVNVVVLGDGGNVLARLKLEKNNPKADVVIGLDQSLSVLAIKEKLIIPYKPLNINKIKNMDLLYDKTYYLTPYDYGAIAIVYDPEKIKSIPESFEDLTKLNKKLIIQDPRTSSTGQAFLLWTIAVYKEQWKDFWKRLKPAILTVTPGWSEAFAKFESGEAPMMVSYATDGAYSYYYYNSTKYKAFIPKEGAYVQIEGAGIVKGTKHLELAKRFIEFLLFDDFQKEIPLNQWMFPVVNTELPEAFKYAIIPDKVVTVKPEEIDKNMEKWLEEWEEIMLQ